Proteins from one Bacteroidota bacterium genomic window:
- the queF gene encoding preQ(1) synthase: MKKLTSKTDTKKLSLLGNNSLPQKKLEVFPNHHADRNYTISLETDEFTTLGPVNRQPDFATLRIKYVPDKFILESKSLKLYLQTFRNEETFYEHVVNVILDDLVAVLKPRQCTVTAAYAVRGGIAMTVETEYFKKL, translated from the coding sequence ATGAAAAAACTCACGTCAAAAACAGATACCAAAAAGCTCTCGTTACTAGGAAACAATTCCCTGCCTCAGAAGAAACTGGAAGTATTTCCTAACCACCATGCTGATCGCAATTATACGATTTCTCTTGAAACGGACGAATTTACAACGCTCGGTCCGGTTAACCGCCAACCTGATTTTGCAACACTGCGGATAAAATACGTTCCGGATAAGTTTATTTTAGAATCAAAATCATTAAAATTATATCTTCAGACTTTTCGGAATGAAGAGACCTTTTATGAACATGTCGTCAACGTGATCCTTGACGATCTTGTTGCTGTTCTCAAACCGCGCCAATGTACAGTAACTGCTGCGTATGCTGTTCGTGGTGGAATTGCCATGACCGTTGAAACTGAATATTTTAAAAAATTATGA
- a CDS encoding T9SS type A sorting domain-containing protein, with product MGISHDPKLGWKDAKTLAATGFSSVQKIIGDAVYILNQGKVYASWDTAKTWKIDTINIGTQYVQDVTVDTNNYGWVITQSRNLYSQHPDSNIWRKDTSFKTTGFPQAIFVDRRGRMFISTTAAASRVWMSTDGGLHWNNTSTGITETIASFGDDLLGNVYAVGTGSQAYRLSNLTPPWISIGDSIAALAYLPSNSKIINSISGDSILYAATKYGMFQSTDSGATWKHSLNALQVPAHNFYTGVVKGGNYYFISTNLGIYRVASGDSTWKKVFPKQGFIWGVNVLTSDSAGNVYSNLPFKTGPSTSIFYTVKSTDHGDTWIPDTAGFAALGIKSGTQSFDFFVDKQGVQYLGGNARVYSKKNGKPWKIDTVGLGLKTDEYIADVSLNNKKGVTYIGRRAGSFPTYTFVMYQRADGDSVWHVINTSTLSTAEARLFSDPNGNVIVRTLSGSYKIWKYDGVNWKEIPLPTGLGTSPFAQKLTVDQSGVLWGSFFGSGINQGIFFSSNNGTNWNYTGLKKMGINFLSAVGDAVYVVTFIDGIFGFTTLSKPTSFSFQEPTRATLYELYQNYPNPFNPSTTIRYSIPASGFTTLKVYDVLGREVAVLFNEEQQEGFHSAQFDGSKLSTGVYIYTLKAGSYSTSKKLLLIK from the coding sequence ATGGGTATATCTCACGATCCAAAACTCGGTTGGAAAGATGCTAAAACGCTTGCAGCAACAGGTTTTTCCAGTGTTCAAAAAATCATCGGTGATGCAGTATACATTTTAAATCAAGGAAAAGTGTATGCCAGTTGGGATACAGCAAAAACTTGGAAGATTGATACAATAAATATCGGTACGCAATATGTTCAAGATGTAACGGTCGATACAAATAATTACGGTTGGGTGATAACACAAAGCCGAAATTTATATTCCCAACATCCCGATTCTAATATTTGGCGTAAGGACACATCCTTTAAAACTACTGGTTTTCCCCAGGCGATCTTTGTCGACAGAAGAGGAAGAATGTTTATCTCCACCACTGCCGCTGCCAGCAGAGTATGGATGTCTACCGACGGTGGTTTACATTGGAACAACACATCAACGGGAATTACTGAAACAATCGCATCGTTTGGAGATGATCTATTGGGAAATGTTTATGCCGTTGGCACGGGATCACAAGCTTATAGACTTTCAAATCTTACTCCCCCTTGGATATCTATCGGAGATTCCATTGCAGCACTGGCATATTTACCTTCGAATTCTAAGATAATCAATTCTATCAGCGGCGATTCAATTCTCTATGCTGCTACGAAATATGGAATGTTTCAAAGTACGGACTCCGGCGCAACCTGGAAACATTCACTAAATGCTTTACAAGTGCCTGCACATAATTTCTACACTGGCGTGGTAAAGGGAGGGAATTATTATTTTATTTCAACCAATCTAGGCATTTATCGGGTTGCCTCAGGTGATTCTACGTGGAAAAAAGTATTTCCCAAACAAGGATTTATTTGGGGAGTCAATGTATTAACTTCAGATTCTGCAGGAAATGTTTATTCGAATCTTCCTTTCAAAACCGGTCCATCCACATCGATATTTTATACTGTCAAGTCGACCGATCATGGCGATACATGGATTCCGGATACCGCCGGATTTGCTGCATTGGGAATAAAGTCCGGTACGCAATCATTTGATTTTTTTGTGGACAAACAAGGTGTTCAATATCTTGGTGGTAACGCCAGAGTATATTCAAAGAAAAACGGAAAGCCTTGGAAGATTGATACAGTAGGCTTGGGTTTGAAAACGGATGAATACATCGCCGATGTCAGTCTTAATAATAAAAAAGGGGTTACGTATATAGGAAGAAGGGCCGGTTCATTTCCTACATATACATTCGTTATGTATCAACGAGCTGACGGTGATTCTGTGTGGCACGTCATTAATACCAGCACCCTTTCTACCGCCGAAGCGAGATTGTTTAGTGATCCGAATGGGAATGTCATTGTTCGTACATTATCAGGGTCCTATAAAATCTGGAAGTATGACGGCGTCAATTGGAAAGAAATTCCCCTTCCCACCGGTCTCGGCACCTCTCCTTTTGCACAAAAATTGACCGTAGACCAATCCGGTGTTTTGTGGGGATCGTTCTTTGGCAGTGGTATCAATCAGGGGATATTTTTTTCGAGCAATAACGGTACAAACTGGAATTATACCGGCTTAAAAAAAATGGGAATTAATTTTCTCAGTGCTGTTGGTGATGCAGTCTATGTCGTAACTTTTATTGACGGTATTTTTGGATTTACGACATTGTCAAAACCGACATCTTTTTCTTTTCAAGAGCCAACACGTGCTACCCTGTATGAATTATATCAAAACTATCCAAACCCGTTCAATCCATCCACAACAATACGGTACTCCATTCCTGCCTCTGGATTCACAACATTGAAAGTCTACGACGTATTGGGACGTGAAGTAGCGGTTCTATTCAATGAAGAGCAGCAGGAAGGATTTCATTCTGCACAGTTTGACGGGTCGAAACTTTCAACTGGTGTGTACATTTATACACTCAAAGCGGGGAGTTATAGCACTTCGAAGAAACTACTTCTAATAAAATAG
- a CDS encoding GntR family transcriptional regulator, with amino-acid sequence MAKKLNSSLSVDFTDLAPLRDRIASSIRNAIMDGRLSPGSRLTEQELVSMLGVSRTPLREALLLLDSEGFINILPRKGAVVTEISQNDVEDIYGAKSILESAAARLACDKISIETIEELSVLTDEMELTAKDKRKDYRTLLNLNAEFHQLLSDASGNKKISQFIRNLRDQTLRYNYIYLSLITRIDSSISDHRNIIEALKQKNKTQVEQLIQKHNESACRTLCEFIKDQSMKNPHQELHLE; translated from the coding sequence ATGGCAAAAAAACTGAATAGCTCTCTCAGTGTTGATTTTACTGATCTTGCTCCTCTACGTGACCGCATTGCATCTTCAATCCGAAATGCAATTATGGATGGACGATTGTCTCCAGGTTCGCGGTTGACCGAACAGGAACTCGTCTCAATGCTAGGTGTAAGCAGAACACCGCTGCGAGAGGCGTTGCTGCTGCTTGATTCGGAAGGATTCATCAACATCCTTCCGCGCAAAGGAGCTGTAGTCACGGAAATTTCCCAGAATGATGTTGAAGATATTTATGGTGCAAAAAGTATTCTGGAATCTGCTGCGGCAAGGCTTGCGTGCGACAAAATTTCGATAGAGACGATCGAAGAGCTTTCTGTTCTTACAGATGAAATGGAACTAACGGCAAAAGATAAACGAAAAGATTACCGTACGCTTCTCAATCTTAATGCTGAATTCCATCAATTGTTGAGCGATGCCAGCGGGAACAAAAAAATTTCACAGTTTATCAGAAATCTTCGAGATCAGACACTTCGGTATAATTACATTTACCTATCATTAATCACAAGAATTGATTCCTCAATATCTGATCACAGAAATATTATTGAAGCATTAAAACAAAAAAATAAAACACAGGTAGAACAGTTAATACAAAAGCACAATGAATCTGCTTGCAGAACATTATGCGAATTCATCAAAGACCAGTCAATGAAAAATCCTCACCAGGAGTTACATTTGGAGTAG
- a CDS encoding cobalamin-dependent protein (Presence of a B(12) (cobalamin)-binding domain implies dependence on cobalamin itself, in one of its several forms, or in some unusual lineages, dependence on a cobalamin-like analog.), giving the protein MILQTTQSKHILCVPLDPVHDVGIKLINAELSNHGHKTELLAPDLPIESIIKKAASDHYDYILVSRTIGYGIAELLARFVDLLDVAGIREHSKIVIGGKAITPELAAELGFDKGFDEHSSIETVLAYIEGKTIDETEIKAARIKPSISTKHSYLFHNKEIETLLSTIVDKTLQWSEGKTTSGIQRARVREELFHTRNSMQQESLQSQYNMLCDKEIVEGNSHHRFPKGVRFVDKQELQNLEQMLSGHTSFHAVKMQHNRRQPLVFKFLGSGCPIMDIVHGKICERWGIDGFLIINPSWEARYEGLLEGMLTHENDGTITSFDNIRLMKRWLDPATLLTVRAHRGLNTPEIALLAGEAGADLTKIDLVYGSLGAGTDPERLTVDGIEAIKIAARYNMEFDIPGNDELSGVPAWKTLAGLLINVMLGKKLGAKAILKPLFCYGPHIVLHGQMKLNYVDFNAAKILALNEIVDCPIWPGEPIAFMTQTEDRVQSANATSYHASLAASLGVDAITIASTDEAYSRGPICISSRIDSIRAVTDAFNFMGDAYFSPTPAMQIFKDQLIQNITETLRSVANADNLPDAINKGLLGNAEDGAYPGKFGKGTVTCVGD; this is encoded by the coding sequence ATGATACTACAGACCACACAATCAAAGCATATTCTTTGTGTCCCGCTCGATCCTGTGCACGATGTTGGCATCAAATTAATCAATGCTGAATTATCTAATCACGGTCACAAAACAGAATTACTCGCTCCCGATCTTCCAATAGAAAGCATTATCAAAAAAGCTGCGAGTGATCATTACGATTACATTTTAGTCAGTCGTACAATCGGTTACGGAATCGCTGAACTTCTTGCTCGATTTGTTGATTTGCTGGACGTTGCAGGGATTCGGGAACATTCAAAAATTGTTATCGGAGGAAAAGCGATCACACCTGAGCTAGCCGCTGAACTTGGATTCGATAAAGGGTTTGACGAACATTCTTCGATTGAAACTGTTCTCGCATATATTGAAGGAAAAACAATTGATGAGACCGAAATAAAAGCCGCAAGAATTAAACCATCCATTTCAACAAAACATTCGTACCTTTTCCATAACAAAGAAATTGAAACACTTCTCTCCACAATTGTCGATAAAACACTCCAATGGTCTGAGGGAAAAACAACTTCTGGAATACAACGCGCTCGCGTCCGAGAAGAGTTATTTCATACTCGAAATTCGATGCAACAAGAAAGCCTGCAGTCTCAATACAATATGTTGTGCGACAAGGAAATTGTTGAGGGGAATTCGCATCATCGTTTTCCTAAAGGAGTTCGTTTTGTTGACAAGCAGGAATTACAAAATCTAGAACAGATGCTGAGCGGACACACTTCTTTTCATGCTGTAAAAATGCAGCACAATCGGCGTCAACCGCTTGTGTTTAAGTTCTTGGGTAGCGGATGTCCGATTATGGACATTGTCCATGGAAAAATATGTGAACGTTGGGGTATTGATGGATTTCTTATTATCAATCCATCGTGGGAAGCCCGCTACGAAGGATTGCTGGAGGGAATGCTGACGCATGAGAATGATGGAACGATTACCTCGTTCGATAATATTCGATTAATGAAACGATGGCTCGATCCGGCAACATTATTGACTGTGAGAGCACACAGGGGATTGAACACGCCGGAAATTGCTCTACTTGCCGGAGAAGCCGGTGCGGATTTAACAAAGATCGATTTGGTGTATGGATCTTTGGGGGCCGGAACAGATCCTGAACGATTAACCGTTGATGGGATTGAAGCAATAAAAATTGCAGCTCGCTATAACATGGAGTTTGATATTCCGGGAAATGATGAATTGAGCGGTGTTCCCGCATGGAAAACTCTTGCCGGATTACTCATTAATGTGATGCTTGGGAAGAAACTTGGAGCAAAGGCCATTCTCAAACCACTTTTTTGTTACGGACCGCACATTGTGTTACATGGTCAAATGAAACTAAACTATGTAGATTTTAACGCTGCAAAGATTCTTGCTCTCAATGAAATTGTTGACTGTCCAATTTGGCCGGGCGAACCGATTGCGTTTATGACGCAAACGGAAGATCGTGTGCAGTCAGCAAATGCTACATCATATCATGCATCGCTTGCTGCTTCGTTAGGAGTTGATGCCATCACTATTGCTTCAACAGATGAAGCATACTCACGAGGACCGATTTGTATTTCGTCCCGCATCGACAGTATTCGTGCGGTGACAGATGCCTTCAATTTTATGGGTGACGCATATTTTTCACCAACACCGGCAATGCAAATATTTAAGGATCAATTAATTCAGAACATAACAGAAACATTACGTTCTGTAGCAAATGCGGATAATCTTCCGGATGCGATCAATAAAGGACTATTAGGCAATGCTGAAGATGGCGCTTATCCCGGAAAATTTGGGAAAGGGACTGTCACTTGTGTCGGAGATTGA
- a CDS encoding diaminopimelate dehydrogenase — MEKINVAVIGYGNVGKCAIESILNEPDMNLIGIVEVPEIVSAKCLLTNKQPIALTNTKIVSELKDLEEVDVAILSCPSRLVKETATKVHKLGINTVDSFDIHQEIPAMRKYLDVLAKENNTVSILSAGWDPGIDSIIRCWFEAMAPRGITYTNFGPGMSMGHSVAVRAIPGVKNAISITVPASMGVHRRMVYVELNEGANFNDIEERIKKDPYFIKDRTYVYQVDNVENLMDVGHGVSMVRCGVSGMTHNQSMKFELKVNNPALTAQVMVSAARAAMQHEPGCYTMIELPAIDFLYGDVDSFVTKFV; from the coding sequence ATGGAAAAAATAAATGTAGCCGTCATAGGCTACGGTAATGTTGGGAAATGTGCTATAGAATCCATTCTCAACGAACCGGATATGAATCTTATAGGCATAGTCGAAGTCCCTGAAATTGTTTCTGCAAAATGTCTTCTCACAAACAAACAGCCCATCGCCCTAACCAACACAAAAATCGTCAGTGAACTTAAAGATCTCGAGGAAGTTGACGTTGCAATTCTCAGTTGTCCTTCGCGCCTTGTGAAAGAAACCGCAACAAAAGTTCACAAGCTTGGGATCAATACTGTGGATAGTTTTGATATCCACCAGGAAATTCCTGCAATGAGAAAATATTTGGATGTACTTGCCAAAGAAAACAATACGGTTTCTATTCTTTCGGCAGGATGGGATCCGGGAATCGATTCGATTATCCGCTGTTGGTTTGAAGCAATGGCACCGCGGGGGATCACGTACACGAATTTCGGACCGGGAATGTCCATGGGACACTCGGTTGCAGTGCGAGCTATTCCCGGAGTAAAAAATGCAATCTCCATTACTGTTCCCGCAAGCATGGGAGTGCATCGACGGATGGTGTATGTGGAATTGAATGAAGGAGCAAATTTCAATGACATCGAAGAGCGAATTAAAAAAGATCCGTATTTCATCAAAGATAGAACATATGTCTATCAGGTGGATAATGTTGAGAATCTCATGGATGTCGGTCATGGAGTGTCTATGGTGCGGTGCGGAGTCTCCGGAATGACACACAATCAATCGATGAAATTTGAATTGAAGGTGAATAATCCCGCATTAACTGCTCAGGTGATGGTTTCTGCTGCGCGCGCAGCAATGCAACATGAACCTGGCTGTTACACAATGATCGAATTGCCAGCGATCGATTTTTTGTATGGCGACGTGGACTCGTTTGTTACAAAATTTGTATAG